The sequence GGGCATGGACTTTTCTCACTACGGATTGTGTGTGGGCATGTTGCATGCCAATACAGTGGCTGTCGCAGGTCCGTACGGTGAGCTCCCTGACTGCAGATAAGAACAGAGCCCCGGGATCATAGCTCCTGGGCCCGGGGTCTGGTCCTGGCTCTCTCCTGGACTCGCTGTGAGCTTCACCCAGATCTTGGCCTGTAGGGCCCTCAGTCTGTCTGGGGCTCTGATGACGTGGGCAGGCTTGAGCTTGGAGGCTGCGTCCAGCTTTGAAATTCTCAGACCATTGTTTCAGGAGGGGCTGAGCCCCCGGAGGCAGCTGCCAGCAAGATCTGCACGTGGCTCTGGGCTTATTAGTGGAGAGCAGGCCTCTGAGAGCTAAGGTAGGGCTCGTGTTGCCCTGACTTGACCACTGTCAGGCCCAGACGAGACCAGGAGGGGAGGATCCGGTCAACACTCGTTCATGTGTTCAtgtcttcactcattcattctttcatacaCTCATCAACCTTGAAACCTGTTAAATGCTACGAAAAACACAGATGATCACGTGGTGCGTGCCCTCCCGGAGCTCGAGGCAGGGTGGGAGCCAGAGCCAGCAGCAGTCACCGGCTCTACTGCGGGGGAGCGGCCTGGAGGTGGCGAAGGCTGAGCTggggccaggaggctggagcTGATGGAGGCTTGGCCTCGGACAGCGGCAATGGGGATGGACAGAGTAGAAGGGACCAGGGAACCAGCTGGATTACAGAGATGGGGAAGAAACTGGAGATGGGCACGGTGCCCACGTGCTGACCGAACGCCTTAGTGGACATTTGTGTCTCCACGGACTTGGGTTTCAGGAGAAGCAGGCCAGTGCCCAGGGCTGCCCGCACTGCTGTGATTTTCATCTCCAGGCTCTCCTGTTCCCTCACCCACAGGGAAGAGCTAGCTTCagaccctgggtggctctggtCTCAGGCCCTGGGACAGCTGGGGCAGGAGGCCCTACCTCTCAGGGCCATGTGGAATGCTGGATCTCTTACTGGCCTCCCTCAGGCATCAGGCTCACAGGGGGCCCCTCCTATGCCTGGAGAGAAGCCTGGAGGATGGCTTGGCTTAGAATGGCTCCCCATTTGTAGTCAGCGGGGGACCATTCTGGAGCAGGAGCACTGCCCACATGCCCACGGAGGGAGGACTGGGAGGTAGCTGCATGGTGAGAGCGCTTACTGCCCTCGCCATCCCCAAAGTTGTCCTGACTCATGTCAGGTCCCCAGTAGGTGTCCTGCACCGAGAGGGTAGCCTTGCCTTCTCCACATGGTCGGTCAAGGTCCTGCTCCTGCTGGCTTCTCCAGACACCCCTACAGGAAtccctctcttctctgaaaaCTGTTCGAATAGCTCCTGGAATCACCTATGGCCCCAGTGCTTTCCGAATCCTTCTGTTccgatgagtaaactgaggctgtCAGGGGAAGGCATCGGGGACAGGCTACAACAGGCCGTGGCTGTGCTCCATCACAAGCCAGGACTCGTTCTGTCGAGCTGCAGCCGTGGCCTCACAGACACCGTCCCATGAGCCTCCCCCATGCTGAGGGCCACAGACGAGGGAAGACAGGCACAGAGGACCCTGGCTCTCCCCTTGACGTGTGTGGGGTTgaatgggggggcgggggagacagACCTCCCACAGCGGATGCGTCCCACTGCAGAATCAGGACCATCCCGGGCTACAGGGACACGTGGCCTGAGTGGGCAGGTGGTGTGCAGGCCAGGGGCCGGGGAAGGAGGGCGGAGAGGCAGCGGCCCTGAGTGCTCGCCCCTCCAGGCGTGGTCCCTCTCCCTTCATTTTCACGCAGCAGAGGGTGGACTGAGGCCACGTGAGCAAGACATTCATTTCTATCCTGTGGCTCTGGAGCCAAAGCTGACTGATACAGGAGGGAAATGCCATCCCCTGGTCCCATCGTAGACATCACTGTCATCACGGGAGATAGCCACAGGGAAAGgacggagagagggagaagagggaggaagagacaggaggcCCAGCAAGCCTTGCACCTGGACATCCAGACTTTCCTTTGCACAGAGAGTCCAAAGCCAGGAGGAGCATCAAGCTCATGGCCCACAGTGGGATGAGAAAGTGTGTATTAGCCGTTCTGATGCTGGCGGTGACGGTGAAACTAGCTGCCACTCTGAGTTCTTGCCATTATGTTAGCGAAATGTACCGCTAATCTTCGTAACTCTTCCACAGGATAGAGATTTTCACTTCACCAGATAGTCATTGCTATCACTGCCCATTCAGAGAACAGGTTCTGAGCCCTGGATGGTACCGGGTGAAGGTCACGCAGCCCAGAGGAGGCTGGATAGGGCTGTGGAGCCGGGATGTGGGGTGCGGAGCCCGCCTCTCCCCACCGGGCCCCGTGGTGCTCACAGGCTTGGCCCTGGCTCCTCTGGGTGGGCTCGAGGCTGGGCTGGCAGTGGGAGCTGGCTTCTGTTGTAGGCTCTCAGCACGGCCTCCTGGGGCATGAAGGGGCTCTAGAAGCTGTCCTGGCCCTGGCAGGGTCACCCCTCTTGCCCATGGGGCCTGTTTCGGAAGAACCCCTGGCTAGAAACAGAAGTGTGCTGTGTGGCTTCTCCTGCTCCATTCCGGACCTCCACGTTTCCCTTTAGGATGGAGAGGTCAGGAGAGGGCCTAACAAATCTCTCAGCCCTTAAGGGTACTGCAAATTACCCCTTCCCCACTCCGGCCAAACCTGCTCCGAAGGCCAAGAAGCAGATCTTGTCTTCGTTCTCCCGCAGAAGCGCCATGACCCTCTTCCCCATCCGCTCCTTCCTCTTGTCGATGAGCTCGTGGCGGAAGTAGCTGTCGATCTCCTGGGCCGTCGCCTGCTCGTGCGGCGGGAGGGTGGTGTTGATGAAGCTGGGCAGCTGCAAAGGCAAGACAGAGGCGCCCTCAGTGCTTCCGCGGCACAGCCCGGCGGAGCGGGGCATTACCTTTCCTGAATGGCCCCTATACATCGTGTCTGGGTTTTTCGTCAGCTCCAAAAAACACTCTGAGAGGAGTGTGGTTATCcccgttttacaaatgaagaaagcGAGAGCGCAAAGGTCCCGAGACGTgtgcaaagtcacacagctggtcagggGGCAGTGCGGGGAGGTGCGgctcctctgtctctgccttgtTGACCCCCCGCTTC comes from Ailuropoda melanoleuca isolate Jingjing unplaced genomic scaffold, ASM200744v2 unplaced-scaffold3129, whole genome shotgun sequence and encodes:
- the LOC100471893 gene encoding metalloprotease TIKI2 → PLPSWGENDEASSIPQAGGTKLTFSQDFVLCTVRLPSFINTTLPPHEQATAQEIDSYFRHELIDKRKERMGKRVMALLRENEDKICFLAFGAAFNRFQG